The following coding sequences are from one Triticum aestivum cultivar Chinese Spring chromosome 5A, IWGSC CS RefSeq v2.1, whole genome shotgun sequence window:
- the LOC123108177 gene encoding exopolygalacturonase has translation MEARPPVLVIVVVALCVVSLCGGVAAAENLTLARLFPSSSYHGAAAVTYNVKNYGAKGNGATDDTKALMAAWKVACAAAGAVTLQVPAGVYYMGPTQFHGPCKATSLTFLLQGTLKAATDLSRFGNDWIEFGWVKGLIVAGQNGAAIDGQGAASWPFNKCPIRKDCKVLPTSVLFVNNENTVVKDISSVNSKFFHFALLQNKNTQMINLRINAPGTSPNTDGIHIERCAGVTIADTKISTGDDCISIGQGNDNIDIQRVTCGPGHGMSVGSLGRYVGEGDVTRVHVKDMTFDGTMNGVRIKTWENSPTKSLAAHMVFESLVMKDVQNPVIIDQKYCPYYNCEHKYVSGVTIKNVTFKNIKGTSSLPVAVLLRCGVPCQGLVLQDLDLKFKGAGTTSSKCENAKAKYVGYMYPKPCV, from the exons ATGGAGGCGCGGCCGCCGGTGTTGGTCATTGTCGTCGTCGCGCTCTGCGTTGTATCCCTCTGCGGCGGTGTTGCCGCGGCCGAGAACCTGACCTTGGCGCGGCTGTTCCCCTCGTCATCGTACCACGGCGCAGCGGCGGTCACCTACAACGTCAAGAACTACGGCGCTAAAGGCAACGGCGCCACCGACGACACCAAG GCGCTAATGGCCGCGTGGAAGGTGGCgtgcgcggcggccggcgcggtgACGCTGCAGGTCCCGGCGGGGGTATACTACATGGGCCCGACGCAGTTCCACGGCCCCTGCAAGGCCACCTCCCTCACCTTCTTGCTCCAG GGGACGCTCAAGGCAGCGACGGATCTGAGCCGCTTCGGCAACGACTGGATCGAGTTCGGGTGGGTGAAGGGCCTCATCGTCGCCGGCCAGAACGGCGCCGCCATCGACGGCCAGGGCGCCGCCTCCTGGCCCTTCAACAAGTGCCCCATCCGAAAGGACTGCAAAGTCCTCCCCACC AGCGTGCTGTTCGTGAACAATGAGAACACGGTGGTGAAGGACATCTCGTCGGTGAACAGCAAGTTCTTTCACTTCGCGCTGCTGCAGAACAAGAACACCCAGATGATCAACCTGCGGATCAACGCGCCGGGGACCAGCCCCAACACGGACGGCATCCACATCGAGCGGTGCGCGGGGGTGACCATCGCCGACACCAAGATCAGCACCGGCGACGACTGCATCTCCATCGGCCAGGGCAACGACAACATCGACATCCAGCGCGTGACCTGCGGCCCGGGTCACGGCATGAGCGTGGGCAGCCTGGGGCGGTACGTCGGGGAGGGGGACGTGACCCGCGTGCACGTCAAGGACATGACCTTCGATGGCACCATGAACGGGGTGCGCATCAAGACCTGGGAGAACTCGCCCACCAAGAGCCTGGCGGCGCACATGGTGTTCGAGAGCTTGGTGATGAAGGACGTGCAGAACCCGGTGATCATCGACCAGAAGTACTGCCCCTACTACAACTGCGAGCACAAGTACGTGTCCGGGGTCACCATCAAGAACGTCACCTTCAAGAACATCAAGGGCACCTCGTCGCTGCCCGTCGCCGTGCTGCTCCGCTGCGGCGTGCCGTGCCAGGGCCTCGTGCTCCAGGACCTCGACCTCAAGTTCAAGGGCGCCGGCACCACATCGTCCAAGTGCGAGAACGCCAAGGCAAAGTACGTCGGCTACATGTACCCCAAGCCGTGCGTATAG